Proteins from a single region of Puntigrus tetrazona isolate hp1 chromosome 2, ASM1883169v1, whole genome shotgun sequence:
- the LOC122361161 gene encoding complement C1q and tumor necrosis factor-related protein 9A-like: MILFGREFLVPPSPGSPDSPIPPDDYFEGSAARNDYIPIYAYDNYPIGKAANPMARGGPLMPYNDELKGYPLPMFPVLPDLYPILLKPLSGNTTQGSRTVPTGQQPDLSYCNVLLEAPVPPPMDQMPWFCVCLQCKGGPNSSKGNKGDLGLPGQIGDIGEKGHLGAFGLKGLKGEQGPKGDKGDRGLDGNQGQQGLPGETGQCPVICYSIKGSQGELGHPGMAGGRGVTGLRGSHGSKGQKGDLGDDGPQGAPGLNGQKGDQGERGECHCSDGRDGANGIIGISGLKGSNGETGHQGAIGLNGEKGQKGDLGVMGAPGPCSSAIQSIFLAALSSKYPQPDLPVPFTDVFSNRGFNFDSIRGVYRAPLSGTYVISYNLVGFNKLLKVGLFHNFRPVIKNTGPVVLAISQQVVLHLIMGDEVWLQVKDVDSNGMYFNSESSSTFSGFLLYPDSCDMPTSGDFQYPISGTYSWGY; the protein is encoded by the exons ATGATTCTTTTTGGAAGGGAGTTCCTTGTACCTCCATCCCCTGGCTCACCCGATAGTCCCATTCCTCCTGATGACTACTTTGAGGGTTCTGCTGCACGTAATGACTACATACCTATATATGCCTATGATAATTATCCCATAGGAAAAGCAGCCAATCCAATGGCCAGAGGAGGCCCACTGATGCCATATAACGATGAATTAAAAGGATACCCTTTACCCATGTTTCCAGTCTTGCCTGACCTATATCCCATTCTACTGAAACCTCTGTCCGGAAACACGACTCAAGGATCTCGCACAGTGCCTACTGGACAACAACCAGACCTTTCATACTGTAACGTGCTCCTTGAGGCACCAGTGCCTCCACCCATGGATCAAATGCCCTGGTTCTGTGTTTGCTTACAATGTAAAGGGGGTCCTAATAGTTCAAAGGGGAACAAAGGAGATCTGGGATTGCCAG GTCAAATAGGTGATATTGGTGAAAAAGGACATCTGGGCGCATTTGGCTTAAAAGGACTCAAAGGAGAACAAGGCCCCAAAG GTGATAAAGGGGACAGGGGTTTGGATGGAAATCAAGGACAGCAGGGTTTACCCGGTGAGACAGGACAGTgtccagtaatttgttactcaATCAAGGGATCCCAAGGAGAACTTGGTCATCCTGGCATGGCAGGGGGAAGAGGAGTTACAGGGTTGAGAGGAAGTCATGGATCGAAGGGCCAGAAAGGAGATTTGGGGGATGATGGTCCACAAGGAGCTCCAGGTTTAAATGGCCAGAAAGGAGACCAGGGTGAAAGAGGGGAGTGTCACTGCAGTGATGGAAGAGACGGTGCAAATGGAATTATCGGGATTTCAGGACTAAAAGGTAGCAATGGGGAGACTGGCCATCAAGGTGCAATAGggttaaatggagaaaaagggCAAAAGGGGGATCTTGGGGTAATGGGAGCTCCTGGTCCTTGCTCTTCAGCAATTCAATCCATTTTTTTAGCTGCACTAAGCAGCAAATACCCACAACCAGATTTGCCAGTTCCTTTCACTGATGTGTTTTCCAACAGAGGATTTAACTTTGACTCCATTAGAGGAGTCTACCGGGCTCCTCTCAGTGGTACCTATGTCATCAGCTACAACTTAGTTGGTTTCAACAAACTGCTCAAAGTGGGGCTCTTCCACAACTTCAGACCAGTCATCAAAAATACAGGGCCAGTAGTTCTTGCAATTTCTCAACAGGTTGTCCTGCATCTTATCATGGGGGATGAAGTTTGGCTACAAGTGAAAGACGTTGATTCCAATGGTATGTATTTTAACAGTGAGAGCAGCAGTACCTTCTCAGGCTTCCTGCTCTATCCAGATAGCTGTGATATGCCAACGTCAGGTGATTTTCAATATCCTATAAGTGGAACATACTCCTGGGGTTACTAG